From a region of the Pongo abelii isolate AG06213 chromosome 9, NHGRI_mPonAbe1-v2.0_pri, whole genome shotgun sequence genome:
- the LOC100460547 gene encoding tripartite motif-containing protein 49D-like, giving the protein MNSGISQVFRRELTCPICMNYFIDPVTIDCGHSFCRPCFYLNWQDIPILTQCFECIKTTQQRNLKTNIRLKKMASLARKASLWLFLSSEEQMCGTHRETKKMFCEVDRSLLCLLCCSSQEHRYHRHRPVEWAGEEQREKLLTKMQSLWEKACENQRNLNVETTRISHWKDYVNVRLEAIRAEYQKMPAFHHEEEKHNLEMLKKKGKDIFHQLHLSKAKMAHRKEILRGTYEELMKMCHKPDVELLQAFGDILYRSESVLLHIPQPLNLELRAGPVTGLRDRLNQFRVDITLHHNEANSHIFRCGDLRSICIGCDRQNAPHITATPTSFLAWGAQNFTSGKYYWEVHVGDSWNWAFGVCNKYWKGKNQNGNIYGEEGLFSLGCVKNDIQCSLFTTSPMTLQYVPRPTSHVGLFLDCEARTVSFVDVNQSSPIYTIPNCSFSPPLRPIFSCIHL; this is encoded by the exons ATGAATTCTGGAATCTCACAAGTCTTCCGGAGGGAACTCACCTGCCCCATCTGCATGAACTACTTCATAGACCCTGTAACCATAGACTGTGGGCACAGCTTTTGCAGGCCCTGTTTCTACCTCAACTGGCAAGACATCCCAATTCTTACTCAGTGCTTTGAATGCATAAAGACAACACAGCAGAGAAACCTCAAAACTAACATTCGATTGAAGAAGATGGCTTCCCTTGCCAGAAAAGCCAGTCTCTGGCTATTCCTGAGCTCTGAGGAGCAAATGTGTGGCACTCACAGGGAGACAAAGAAGATGTTCTGTGAAGTGGACAGGAGCCTGCTCTGTTTGCTGTGCTGCAGCTCTCAGGAGCACCGGTATCACAGACACCGTCCCGTTGAGTGGGCAGGTGAGGAACAGCGG GAGAAGCTTTTAACGAAAATGCAGTCTTTATGGGAAAAAGCTTGTGAAAATCAGAGAAACCTGAACGTGGAAACCACCAGAATCAGCCACTGGAAG GATTATGTGAATGTAAGGCTAGAAGCTATTAGAGCTGAGTATCAGAAGATGCCTGCATTTCatcatgaagaagaaaaacataatttggaGATGctgaaaaagaaggggaaagataTTTTTCATCAACTTCATTTAAGTAAAGCCAAAATGGCTCATAGGAAGGAGATTTTAAGAGGAACGTATGAGGAGCTGATGAAAATGTGCCATAAACCAGATGTGGAGCTACTTCAG gcttTTGGAGACATATTATACAG GAGTGAGTCCGTGCTGCTGCACATTCCCCAGCCTCTGAATCTAGAGCTCAGGGCAGGGCCCGTCACTGGACTGAGGGACAGGCTCAACCAATTCCGAG tggATATTACTCTGCATCATAATGAAGCCAACAGTCATATCTTTCGATGTGGAGATTTGAGAAGCATTTGTATTGGATGTGACCGTCAAAATGCGCCCCATATCACTGCAACACCTACAAGTTTTCTTGCATGGGGTGCTCAGAATTTCACCTCCGGCAAATATTACTGGGAAGTCCATGTGGGGGACTCTTGGAATTGGGCTTTTGGTGTCTGTAATAAGTATTGGAAAGGGAAGAATCAGAATGGCAATATATATGGAGAGGAGGGACTCTTTAGTCTTGGGTGTGTTAAGAATGACATTCAGTGCAGTCTCTTTACCACCTCCCCAATGACACTGCAATATGTCCCAAGACCTACCAGCCACGTAGGTTTATTCCTGGATTGTGAAGCTAGAACTGTGAGCTTTGTTGATGTTAATCAAAGCTCCCCTATATACACCATCCCCAATTGCTCCTTCTCACCTCCTCTCAGGCCTATCTTTTCCTGTATTCACCTCTGA